The DNA region AGTTCAATAATTCGTAGGTTTATTGCAAACGAACCCTAATTTCTCAAATAACAAATCACAATAAATAGATGCATGATATATCTCTAATATTGATACTATCTTAACTGTTTCATCATCCATACATGAGGACATCCTTCATCATCATGGATTTCATCTGATGCTACATAGCCATTTTTCACATAAAAAGTAGCTGCTCTGACTTGAGCTGATAATTCAATACAACGTCCTTTCCTTTCTATTACTTCTCTTTCTGCCGCTATAAGTAGTTCTCCGCCATAATTCTTACCTCTAAATTCCTTTAAGACGGCAATTCTTCCTACGGTATAATTTTGCCTTGCGCCAGAAAAATATAATCTACAAGTAGCAACTGGAATTGCTTTTTCAAATATTAAAAAGTGTATTGAAAGATTGTCAATATCATCAAATTCATTTTCAAAGCCCTGTTCTTCCATAAACACTTTCATGCGGATGCGTTTTGCATCCTCTGGTAATTGTTCATACATTTCAATTTCCATAGTTCTTCCTTTCCACTTCAAACAAAATAAGCAACCAAGACTAAATCTTATAGTGTCGAAACACCGTACCTACGATTTAATCTTGGTTGCCTTATTACCACTCATCCGGTGATGAGCGAAAGCTAATATTAAATTTACAAATAGAACTGTATTAAAATATCGCTAATATGTCTAGAGCAACACTCTGCTAAATTAGCATATCCTAATTTATTTGTTTCTTTTATTTTAAAGCTCGCCAAGCAATGTCTTTTCGATAATGTTGGCCTGTAAAGTTAATTTTTTCTACAGCCTGATAAGCCAAGTCTTTGGCCGCTCGCAAATCTTGCGCACAACCAACCACACCGAGCACTCG from Succinispira mobilis DSM 6222 includes:
- a CDS encoding GNAT family N-acetyltransferase; its protein translation is MEIEMYEQLPEDAKRIRMKVFMEEQGFENEFDDIDNLSIHFLIFEKAIPVATCRLYFSGARQNYTVGRIAVLKEFRGKNYGGELLIAAEREVIERKGRCIELSAQVRAATFYVKNGYVASDEIHDDEGCPHVWMMKQLR